AAGTCGACAACCTCAGAATTCAGAACGGCAGCAAGAGCATGTTTCACAGAATCTTCTGCGAGAATGGCATAAACGCGTGCATTATGGGGAGCCATAATCCCCGCATCATCGAAACTAAGTTTATTTCTCTGTGCTTGATTTCCAGTTAGAAGTTTTGGTTTTGGAAGTGATTCTATATTCTGTCTACGCATATATCTATACCACCACAAGTTGTTATCTAGTTCTTGGACTTTGGATGGGGCAGAACGCAGTTCTGAAGAAAGTTTCCGATATTGAGAGGGAGATAACGAACTATTATCTTCATCGTCCGCATTGAAAACCCCTAACTGGGATGCGAGTTCAATGTGAACGTTCTCTCGTTCGTTTGACTCATCAGAGAGAGTTTTTAGGACTTCCTCATCAGTAAAATATTCCCACGTCAAAGGATACGATTCTGCCAGTTTTGTTGGTTTGATGAGTTCTGCACGATTATCTCCCTGAATATACGGGACAAAGACGAGTCGATTATTCCAGTTTGGCAACCACCGATCTGCGTCTTCCCCAGTAATGTCAAGTTTCATCAAACCAGTTTCAACGGTATACGTTTCATCAATGTCTTCTGGAGTAATTGTTAGCCTGTCTAATTCATGTAACTTTTCTTTAACTATCCCAGTCGTTGGATAAACCACATAGGCACCATCTCCGCTTGTTTGAATCCCTACTCGGATATCGTCACCTACCAAGTTACCATCATTTACTGGCTTGTTATTCCTAATCACATTTTTATCTCCGAGTCGCATCTCTGTAGAGTCTTCAATCTGATTGAGTATCCGGAACTCTTCTGGTGAGGCTACCGGCCACACGTCTGCGAGAGGTAGATTACGAGTTAGTGTGATCTCCCCGAATTTGCCTTCAAAAGTCTCGCTAAGCTCTTCTGTCTCGACACGCCCAGAACGAGTATAGACACGAACTTGGAACTTCCGAGAGTCGATTTCAAAGAAATCAACTGATTCTGTAGGTTCTCGAGTTCGAATCTGTTCGACGAGTGCTGATACACTATCATCCCAGTCCCTTACGCGTGTTGCTGAGATCTCGTAGGTGTCTGTGAATTTATCATTCTCAATGAACGATTCCCAATCGTCGTTGTATACCTCCTTTTCAACGACGATTAGACTCGAGTAGTTGGTTGCGTCCTCAAAGAGTTGATAATCGGTGAAATCGATGAGTTCTTGGATATTATTTTTGGCGAGAAATGCTCTGATTTCTTTGCCACCCTGGTTTTTTAGATATCGGTTTGAAACTAGGAACCCGAGATTTCCTCCAATTTTCAGGATATCTAATCCTCGCTCCATGAATTGGAGGTACGGATCGGTTTCCTTCCAAGCAGACAGATAGAGTTCCTGCATCTGTCGCTTTTCCTCTGTATCCTCGTGACGGCTTTGCTTCGCAACCCATGGCGGATTCCCTACCACGTAGTCGTACTTGATATCATTCTTGAGCGTAGCTCCAAGAACGACATCCTCAATTAGCTTCAAGAGCCGGCCATCATTGTACTCCTCACGGAGCGCTCGGATAGTTTCAAGGAATTCATTCGCTGTATCATGAAACACACTTGCAATCTGCTCTACACTCCGCTCTCGGGTGAAATAATCGTAAAAATAGGGGATGAGTTCCTCACTAGATATCTCGTACGATTCGTCTTCAGCTTCTGCTTTAACTGCGTCAAAGACTGCACATAGTGCAGAGAAGTACTGTTGTTGATTACTGATTTCTCCTGATGTAATAGACTGAACGTGGCCGAATTGAGGGAATTCGAAGTCCATCGATTCGAATTCCGCTCCATCTCCATTCCGAATTGGCAGAGGCATAGTGAATTCAACCTTCCCTCCCCCATAACTCGCTGAAAGCGATTGCTGAACGCCCTCTTGCGCTCTCGATTCATCCAGTAGTGAGTCGGTGCGGAAGATAGGTAATCGCCTAAGAACGAGGTTCGGCTCTGCTTCTATGGCACGTTTGTAGTCCTCCAAAATTTCAAGCATAAACCGAATTTGGGCAAGGACAACTGCGAAAGGGTGGATGTCAAGTCCGACGATACGGGCGCGATTACAGAGATCTTG
The Halalkaliarchaeum desulfuricum DNA segment above includes these coding regions:
- a CDS encoding Eco57I restriction-modification methylase domain-containing protein; translated protein: MSQLKELLENIYRRIQERPDLEESEVTDVFTDYNFFEELGYEGIPIDVRSENHIVGGDRPDYFAKDKYGNVIFVVEFKKPSRSEDLASHTGQLWEQYVVPLRAKYGILTNGEELILYERVGRNRRERKYRAQLDSLLEEQLTELEQLEKPDYEFESVDDVESYFSTADTVSVGELVEGEPVGRNEFLDTFRLEKNTLFYEMLEQTYELLDYYLEQEYSAEGGTFPRDAYQFWQSYYASDPSWYDLPEEWRDIAGSASNKQKVMFAVETVQSMLGRLMLAKACEDYEFPNVSISEHIEDETIDFRGQVEPVSHVQTGRSLMWTMREELVESVFEQDIYYWWTQPAEEIEELSARDIAEEDWPAEYDEFGKSLIEFTITMARFDFSSIRGDPLGELYQQYFDPKTRRALGEFYTPPSVCDYIVESTGYGDNVQYERLIDPACGSGTFLMAALDRYQEDMDGDDLPAALQDLCNRARIVGLDIHPFAVVLAQIRFMLEILEDYKRAIEAEPNLVLRRLPIFRTDSLLDESRAQEGVQQSLSASYGGGKVEFTMPLPIRNGDGAEFESMDFEFPQFGHVQSITSGEISNQQQYFSALCAVFDAVKAEAEDESYEISSEELIPYFYDYFTRERSVEQIASVFHDTANEFLETIRALREEYNDGRLLKLIEDVVLGATLKNDIKYDYVVGNPPWVAKQSRHEDTEEKRQMQELYLSAWKETDPYLQFMERGLDILKIGGNLGFLVSNRYLKNQGGKEIRAFLAKNNIQELIDFTDYQLFEDATNYSSLIVVEKEVYNDDWESFIENDKFTDTYEISATRVRDWDDSVSALVEQIRTREPTESVDFFEIDSRKFQVRVYTRSGRVETEELSETFEGKFGEITLTRNLPLADVWPVASPEEFRILNQIEDSTEMRLGDKNVIRNNKPVNDGNLVGDDIRVGIQTSGDGAYVVYPTTGIVKEKLHELDRLTITPEDIDETYTVETGLMKLDITGEDADRWLPNWNNRLVFVPYIQGDNRAELIKPTKLAESYPLTWEYFTDEEVLKTLSDESNERENVHIELASQLGVFNADDEDNSSLSPSQYRKLSSELRSAPSKVQELDNNLWWYRYMRRQNIESLPKPKLLTGNQAQRNKLSFDDAGIMAPHNARVYAILAEDSVKHALAAVLNSEVVDFFHKQHSRIHKGDAYSYIEDYTSKWPVNLGSATQKRELKQLVKDILELKDLEIKVPQFPDPYIADARESGEEFAPVSYAPSSSYIANPSLDSDLSGGFTVTLEDGGINHSAIDTRTKADYVVEALSGRSLSANESVTIPLPLDDNVASDALRELEEDQETLASDSISDIEEEIDDIVFGLYGIDSDRHREMIHRYNKQYEKVQKIDPEF